GTTCACGAGCGTCAGCAGGAAGAAGATGATGACGAGGAAGAGCGTGCGTCCCCGTCGGCTGATGACGCGGCCCGCGAGCGTGCCGATGTTCTGCGCGCGGTGGCGGACCGACACCGCGAGGGCCCCGAAGTCGTGGACGCCCGCGGCGAAGATCGTCCCGAGGACGATCCACACGAGCGCCGGCCCCCACCCCCAGAACACGGCGATCGCGGGCCCGACGATGGGAGCCGCCCCCGCGACGGAGGTGAAGTGGTGGCCGAACAGGACGTGCTTGTTGGTCGGGACGAAGTCGACCCCGTCCGTCATGGTGTGCGCGGGCGTCGGTCTGCTGTCGTCGAGGGCGTAGACGCGCGAGGCGAGGTAGCGCGCGTACGTGAGGTAGGCGACCGCGAACAGCGCGAGGACGACGACGGCGACGACGATGGCGGGCACCCGGCACCTCCTGGGGACGCCGGACCCCTGCGTCCGGACAGGCGGACGCTAGCCTCCGCACCCGTGTGTCACAACTCGTCGCACGACCCTGCACCTGGACCCTCGACACCGCCCGCCGCCACCGCGCGGCCGGTGCCGTGAGCGACGTCGCCGCCGACGGGCTGCGCGCCGCAGTCGCGGGGCACGGGCTCGCGGAGCTGTGCTGGTCGGAGGGCGGCAGGCCGCGCGCGGAGGTGGTCGTGCCCCTGTGGCACGACGGGACGCCGTGGATCGCGCTCACCTACGCCGCGCTCGGCACCGCCCTCGCCGCCGCGGCCGCGTCGGGGGTGGTCCTCTCCCTCAGCCACGCGCGCACCGCCGCGCAGGACCCGCCCGCGCTCGCGGTGCCGTGCACGGTCGACCTCGTCGCCGACCCCGCCGGTGAGCGCTTCCTCGACGCGCTGCTCGGGCAGGAGCTGCGCAAGCACCCACCGAGTCGTGCGCTCGCCGACTCCGCCCTCCTGCGGCGGGAGCACTGGTGGTTCGTGCCCCGACTGCTCCTGCGGCTCCACCCGACGGGCACGCCCGGCGCACGGCCGCTGACCCCGGTGCCGGCGGACGGTCCCGGCGCGCTCCTCGTGGCCGTCGACGCCTCGGGGCGCGTCGTCGTCCGCGTGCCGGACGGCGTCGGTCCCGTCGGGGTCCCGGACGGCCCCGCGCTGCTCGTCCGGCACGCCGCGTCCGCCGACCTCGAGCGCCGCGCCGAGACCCGGCTGCCCGCGGAGGTCCGCGACGGCGTCGTCGAGCCCGCCGCCGGCACCGTCGCGTCGCCCCCGCTGCCGCCCGTCCCGTCCCTGCTCGGACGGTGGCGGCGACAGCGGGCGCTGGAGCGCGCGTGCGTCGACGGGCTCCGCCGGGCCGGTCTGCACTGAGGGGCGGCAGGGCGACGCGACCGCTCCTCAGCCGAGGGCGGTGCCCGACAGGGTCGCGAGGACCGGGTCGTGGAGGTGGCCGTTCGTCGCGAGCGCGTCACCGCCCCACGGTCCGGGCTCACCGGCCAGCGACGTGAACCGCCCGCCGGCCTCCGTGACGACGGGCACGAGCGCCGCCATGTCGTGCAGCGCGAGCTCCGGCTCACACGCGACGTCGACCGCGCCCTCCGCCAGCAGCATGTACGACCAGAAGTCCCCGTACGCCCGCGTGCGCCAGCACGAGCGGGTGAGGTCGAGGAACCCCGGCAGCAGGCCGCGCTCCTCCCAGCCGGACAGCGAGGAGTACGACAGCGATGCGTCGCCCAGGTGGTCGACCCCGGACACCGAGATCTGGCGGGCCGAGGACAGGCTGCGGCCGGTGTACGCGCCCGTGCCCTTCGCCGCCCACCAGCGCCGCCCGAGCG
The Aquipuribacter nitratireducens DNA segment above includes these coding regions:
- the hisN gene encoding histidinol-phosphatase, translated to MTSAASSDRQRGWDDDLRLALSLADQVDALTMDRFGAADLEVRTKPDLSPVTEADTDAERAMRSLLQRARPRDMVVGEELEPTGHGRRQWVLDPIDGTKNFVRGVPVWATLIALVDDRTPVVGVVSAPALGRRWWAAKGTGAYTGRSLSSARQISVSGVDHLGDASLSYSSLSGWEERGLLPGFLDLTRSCWRTRAYGDFWSYMLLAEGAVDVACEPELALHDMAALVPVVTEAGGRFTSLAGEPGPWGGDALATNGHLHDPVLATLSGTALG